The following proteins are encoded in a genomic region of Arachis ipaensis cultivar K30076 chromosome B02, Araip1.1, whole genome shotgun sequence:
- the LOC107622491 gene encoding reticulon-like protein B1, which translates to MAEEQESTVTSQESLIEKIADKIKGHDSSSSSDSDSDSEKTAASSIKEKVFRLFGRERPVHSVLGGGKPADVLLWRNKKISGGVLGGATAVWVFFELLEYNLLTLVCHILILLLAGLFLWSNAQTFIYKKEPHIPHVHIPEEPFLQVASALRIEINAGFSALRNIGAGKDLKKFLIVIAGLWVLSIIGSWCNFLTLFYITFVLLHTVPVVYDKYEDKIDPLAEKGFIEFKKQYAVFDEKVLSKIPKGPLKAKKLA; encoded by the exons ATGGCTGAAGAACAGGAGAGCACTGTGACCAGCCAGGAGTCGTTGATCGAGAAGATCGCCGATAAGATTAAAGGCCACGATTCTTCATCATCGTCCGATTCCGATTCCGATTCCGAGAAAACCGCAGCTTCGTCAATTAAGGAGAAGGTGTTTCGCCTCTTCGGTAGAGAGAGGCCTGTTCACTCCGTCCTCGGCGGCGGAAAGC CTGCTGATGTGCTAttatggaggaacaagaagatatCCGGTGGTGTGCTTGGAGGAGCCACTGCTGTTTGGGTCTTCTTTGAATTGCTTGAATATAACCTTCTCACTCTTGTTTGTCACATTTTGATCCTGTTGCTTGCTGGTTTGTTCTTGTGGTCCAATGCTCAGACGTTCATCTACAA GAAGGAGCCTCACATCCCACATGTTCATATTCCAGAAGAACCATTCCTGCAAGTTGCATCTGCATTGAGAATTGAAATCAACGCTGGATTTTCTGCCTTGCGTAACATTGGTGCTGGAAAGGATTTGAAGAAATTCCTAATT GTTATTGCTGGCTTGTGGGTTTTATCTATTATTGGTAGCTGGTGCAATTTCCTGACCTTGTTCTACATAA CTTTTGTTTTGTTGCACACCGTCCCTGTTGTGTATGATAAGTACGAAGATAAGATAGACCCCTTGGCTGAAAAGGGTTTCATTGAGTTTAAAAAGCAATATGCTGTGTTTGATGAAAAGGTGTTAAGTAAGATCCCTAAAGGTCCGTTGAAGGCCAAGAAGTTAGCCTAG